From the Candidatus Krumholzibacteriia bacterium genome, the window GAAGCCCTGGCGTTTCATTTCGCGCGCCACCGTGACCATCTCGTCCAGCGAAGGCGTAATCAACCCCGACAGCCCGATGACGTCCGCGTTCTCGCTCTTCGCGGTGTCGAGGATGGTCTGGAAGGAAACCATCACTCCGAGATCTACGACATCGTAGTTGTTGCAGCGCAGCACCACGCCCACGATGTTCTTGCCGATGTCGTGCACGTCGCCCTTCACCGTGGCCAGCACGATCTTGCCCCGGGCGCGCACAGCGCCCGCGGCGGACTGCTCCGCTTCGATGAACGGCACCAGGTGCGCCACCGCCTTCTTCATGACGCGCGCGCTCTTGACCACCTGAGGCAGGAACATCTTGCCGGACCCGAACAGGTCGCCCACCACGTTCATGCCGTCCATGAGCGGCCCCTCGATGACGTGGATGGGGCGCTCGGCCTCCTGGCGCGCCAGTTCGACGTCGTCCACGATGTGCGCGTCCAGCCCGTGCACCAGCGCGTGCTCGATGCGCTCGCGCACCGGCAACGCGCGCCACGCCACGTCCGTCGCCGCCTTCTTCGCGCCGCCCGCCCGCATGGACTCCGCCACCTCCAGCAGGCGCTCGGTGGCGTCCGCGCGGCGGTTGAGCACCACGTCCTCCACGCGCGCGAGGAGATCGGCCGGGATGTCCCCGTAGACCATGAGCTGGCCGGCGTTGACGATGCCCATGTCCATGCCGGCGCGGATGGCGTGGTACAGGAACACCGCGTGGATGGCCTGGCGCACCGGTTCGTTTCCGCGAAATGAGAACGACACGTTGCTCACCCCGCCGCTCACGTGCGAGCGCGGGAAGCGCTGCTTCAGTTCGCGGCAGGCCTCGATGAAGTCGAGCGCGTAGGCGTTGTGCTCCTCGATGCCGGTGGCGATGGCGAACACGTTGGGGTCGAAGATGATGTCCTCGGGCGGGAAGCCGATCCTCTCCGTGAGCAGGCGGAAGGAACGGTCGCAGATGTCCACCTTGCGCGCCACCGTGTCCGCCTGGCCCTGTTCGTCGAAGGCCATCACGATCACCGCGGCGCCGTAGCGGCGCACACGCCGCGCGTGGTCGAGGAAGGCGTCCTCGCCTTCCTTGAGCGAGATGGAATTGACCACGCACTTGCCCTGGGCGCACTGCAGACCGGCCTCGATGACCTCGAACTTCGAACTGTCGATCATGATGGGGACGCGCGCGATATCTGGTTCGGTGGCAATCAGGTTGAGAAAGCGCCGCATCGCACCCACCGAGTCGAGCATGCCCTCGTCCATGTTCACGTCGATGATCTGGGCGCCGTCCTCCACCTGCTGGCGCGCCACCCCCAGCGCCGCCTCGTAGTCGTCGGACTGGATGAGCTTGCGGAAGCGCGCCGAGCCGGTGACGTTGGTGCGTTCGCCCACATTGATGAAATTCGAGTCCGGGCGGATCTGGATGGCCTCGAGCCCCGAGAGAATGGTGTAGCCGCGGCTCTCCGGGAGCCTGCGTGGCGGGAGACCGTGCACCGCCTCCACGATGGCGCGCGTGTGTGCCGGGGTCGAGCCGCAGCACGAGCCGACCAGGTTGGCGAGGCCGTCGTCGGCCATGTCGCGGATGGCGGCGGCCATGGCCTCGGGGGACTCGTCGTAGCCGCCGAAGGCGTTGGGCAGCCCCGCGTTGGGATACACGCTCACCGGGAAGCGCGAAATTGAGGAGAGCGCGGCCAGGAACGGTTTCATCTGCGTGCTGCCCAGCGCGCAGTTCAGGCCCACCGCCAAGAGCGGGATGTGCGAAACCGACGCGTAGAACGCCTCCGGTGTCTGTCCGGAGAGTGTGCGCCCGCTCAGGTCGGTGACGGTGCCCGAACAGATGACCGGCAGGCGCATCCCGCGCGCCTCGAACTCTTCCGCGATGGCGAACAGCGCCGCCTTGGCGTTGAGCGTGTCGAAGACGGTTTCGACCAGCAGGATGTCGGCGCCGCCGTCTATCAGGCCCCGCGCGTTCTCGCGGTATCCGGCGCGCATCTCGTCGAAGGTCACATTGCGAAAGCCGGGGTCGTTGACCTCGGGCGATATCGACAGCGTGCGGTTGGTGGGCGGCAGCGACCCCGCCACGAAGCGCGGCCGGGACGGGTCGCGCGCGGTGAAGGCGTCCGCCTCGATGCGCGCAACGCGCGCCGCCTCGCGGGAGATCTCGTAGGCGAGGTGCGACAGCCCGTACTCGTGCTGTGAGACCGGCGTGGCGTTGAAGGTGTTGGTGGTGAGGATGTCCGCACCGGCCTCGAGGAAGCGGCGGTGGATCTCGGCCACGATGGCCGGCTGGGTCAGGCACAGGATGTCGTTGTCGCCCTTGAGGTCGCTATGATGATCGCGGAAACGAGCGCCGCGGAAGGCGGCCTCGTCCAGGCCATAGCTCTGCACCATGGTACCCATGGCACCGTCGAGCACCATGATGCGCCGGGACAGTATGGAATCGAGTTCAGCGGTGCGGTCGCGCGCCGGAGCGGCCGTTCCCTGGGCGGTGGGGGAGAATGTCACGCGGTGGATATTCGGATCGAATGCATTACCTCGGTTGGGACCAGCAGGGTCCGTGCCATCTATTCTAGGGGGCCGGTGGCGGCCCGTCAAGAACGGGTGCTTGTTCCCCCGGCCCGGGGCGGGTAATGTGGTGGGGCTCCTTCCGTCACGGACCCATGATCCAGGCCATTCCTTACCATCTGGGCGCGTTCTTCGCGCGTTTCCTGCCCGACGCCATCAGCCGGGCCATCGCCTGGACGCTGGGTGAGGCCAACTGGCTGCTTCGTCCCCGGACGCGGCGCCTGCTGGACGAGAATTTCCGCATCATCCACCCGGAATGGACGGCGGCCCAGCGCCGGCGGGCGGGGCGGCGCACCGTGCACCACTTCGCGCAGAGCATCCGCCTCTTCCTGCAGATGCCGTTCCTGGATCCGGACGCGCTGTTCGCCCGTTGCGACGTGAGCGCGCTGCGCGCGGAGATCGACCGGCTCGGGGGCGACCGGCCCTTCATCGTGGCGTCCGCGCACGTGGGGCCGTGGGAGTTGGGGGGCTACTGCCTGGCGCGCATGGGGCATGCGGTGCACACCGTGGCGCTGGACCACCCCACGCGGCAGGTGACCGACTTCTACAGCGCACGCCGCGAGTACCTGGGTATCCACGCGCACCCCATGGGTGAGTCGTTCATGACCCTCAAGGAGGCGATGGACCGCGGGGAATCCGTCGCACTGCTGGTGGACCGATCCTACGGGAAGGCCAAGAAGCGCTTTGCCATTTTCGGGGTGGAGAGCGAGTTTCCCCTGGGGCACCTGGTGCTGTCGGCGCGATGCAACGCACCGGTGATCACGGGCGCGCTTGTGTTTGACGGGCGTGACCGCTTCAAGTACGTTCACGGCGGCACACACCTCCCCGAGGACAACGAAGACGAGTTCGAGAAGCTCGAACGCCTGCAGGAGCGGTGTCTGCGCGATCTGGAGCGGATCATTCGCGACTACAC encodes:
- a CDS encoding lysophospholipid acyltransferase family protein, which produces MWWGSFRHGPMIQAIPYHLGAFFARFLPDAISRAIAWTLGEANWLLRPRTRRLLDENFRIIHPEWTAAQRRRAGRRTVHHFAQSIRLFLQMPFLDPDALFARCDVSALRAEIDRLGGDRPFIVASAHVGPWELGGYCLARMGHAVHTVALDHPTRQVTDFYSARREYLGIHAHPMGESFMTLKEAMDRGESVALLVDRSYGKAKKRFAIFGVESEFPLGHLVLSARCNAPVITGALVFDGRDRFKYVHGGTHLPEDNEDEFEKLERLQERCLRDLERIIRDYTDQWFHFIPLERTESSG
- the metH gene encoding methionine synthase, translating into MTFSPTAQGTAAPARDRTAELDSILSRRIMVLDGAMGTMVQSYGLDEAAFRGARFRDHHSDLKGDNDILCLTQPAIVAEIHRRFLEAGADILTTNTFNATPVSQHEYGLSHLAYEISREAARVARIEADAFTARDPSRPRFVAGSLPPTNRTLSISPEVNDPGFRNVTFDEMRAGYRENARGLIDGGADILLVETVFDTLNAKAALFAIAEEFEARGMRLPVICSGTVTDLSGRTLSGQTPEAFYASVSHIPLLAVGLNCALGSTQMKPFLAALSSISRFPVSVYPNAGLPNAFGGYDESPEAMAAAIRDMADDGLANLVGSCCGSTPAHTRAIVEAVHGLPPRRLPESRGYTILSGLEAIQIRPDSNFINVGERTNVTGSARFRKLIQSDDYEAALGVARQQVEDGAQIIDVNMDEGMLDSVGAMRRFLNLIATEPDIARVPIMIDSSKFEVIEAGLQCAQGKCVVNSISLKEGEDAFLDHARRVRRYGAAVIVMAFDEQGQADTVARKVDICDRSFRLLTERIGFPPEDIIFDPNVFAIATGIEEHNAYALDFIEACRELKQRFPRSHVSGGVSNVSFSFRGNEPVRQAIHAVFLYHAIRAGMDMGIVNAGQLMVYGDIPADLLARVEDVVLNRRADATERLLEVAESMRAGGAKKAATDVAWRALPVRERIEHALVHGLDAHIVDDVELARQEAERPIHVIEGPLMDGMNVVGDLFGSGKMFLPQVVKSARVMKKAVAHLVPFIEAEQSAAGAVRARGKIVLATVKGDVHDIGKNIVGVVLRCNNYDVVDLGVMVSFQTILDTAKSENADVIGLSGLITPSLDEMVTVAREMKRQGFTTPLLIGGATTSVAHTAVKIDPEYDHGVVHVLDASRAVGVVNQLLGDDTRAPFESRTRDEYRTIRVARESSQGEARLLPLEDARGRRERLDTAQAAPVPTFLGTRIFDDYPLAELVERIDWTPFFQTWELRGRYPAILDDEVVGEQARSLFDDARLMLNDFVREQSLKTRAVIGFFPAASRGDDVVLDVNGTPRTLHFLRQQAAKTDSRPNFCLADFVAPQGSATPDHVGAFIVTAGIGLDEIVARYEREHDDYRAILAKALADRLAEALAERMHERVRREFWGYAPDESLSNNDIIREGYRGIRPAPGYPACPDHTEKRTLFDLLDGERAAGVTLTESFAMWPAASVSGWYFAHPDAHYFGVGRIGKDQVEDYARRKGITLAEAERWLGSSLAYRT